The following are encoded together in the Microbacterium sp. Root553 genome:
- a CDS encoding alpha/beta hydrolase, protein MAEWRPDVLGDEFEQLALELGEDDEGPVSATLVRSLPPEQSWWDQVRGHRRPLEDVDVLYIHGWSDYFFQKRLARFWTTRGARFFALDLRKYGRSLRDGQTPGYIADLATYDEDIGAALAAMGRGADGAASSRRLVLFGHSTGGLVLSLWASRHPATVDAVILNSPWLEFQVASVRPLIATVAELQARWAPREVAPQVDLGFYTRAQQEVADPDDPVEVNPLWRPAQSMAVHAGWFHAILTGHAAVAAGLTIDAPVCVLLSSRSARPTRWSDDLTRADSVLVVDDIARAALKLGPSVTVERIEGALHDVFLSRHEAREESYARLGRWVGGWSSAH, encoded by the coding sequence ATGGCTGAGTGGAGACCGGACGTCCTCGGAGACGAGTTCGAGCAGCTCGCACTCGAACTCGGCGAGGACGACGAGGGGCCCGTCTCCGCGACCCTGGTGCGGAGTCTGCCTCCGGAGCAGAGCTGGTGGGATCAGGTCCGCGGGCACCGTCGACCGCTGGAGGACGTCGACGTGCTGTACATCCACGGCTGGTCCGACTACTTCTTCCAGAAGCGTCTCGCGCGGTTCTGGACCACGCGCGGGGCGCGCTTCTTCGCGCTCGATCTGCGCAAGTACGGACGCAGCCTGCGCGACGGTCAGACGCCGGGCTACATCGCCGACCTCGCCACGTACGACGAGGACATCGGGGCCGCACTGGCGGCGATGGGGCGAGGGGCCGACGGGGCCGCCTCCTCGCGACGGCTGGTGCTCTTCGGACACTCCACCGGTGGCCTGGTCCTCAGCCTCTGGGCGTCACGGCATCCTGCCACCGTTGACGCCGTCATCCTGAACAGCCCGTGGCTCGAGTTCCAGGTCGCCTCGGTGCGCCCGCTGATCGCGACGGTGGCGGAGCTCCAGGCTCGCTGGGCCCCGAGGGAGGTCGCGCCGCAGGTCGATCTGGGTTTCTACACGCGCGCGCAGCAGGAGGTCGCCGACCCCGATGACCCGGTCGAGGTCAACCCGCTGTGGCGTCCGGCGCAGTCCATGGCCGTCCATGCCGGATGGTTCCATGCGATCCTGACCGGGCACGCCGCAGTGGCGGCGGGGTTGACGATCGACGCCCCCGTCTGCGTCCTGCTGTCGTCGCGGTCCGCGCGGCCCACCCGCTGGTCCGACGACCTCACCCGTGCGGATTCCGTGCTCGTCGTGGACGACATCGCGCGGGCTGCACTGAAGCTCGGACCGTCGGTCACCGTGGAGCGCATCGAGGGAGCGCTCCACGACGTCTTCCTCTCCCGTCATGAGGCGAGAGAAGAGTCGTACGCTCGCCTCGGCCGGTGGGTCGGCGGCTGGTCGTCGGCTCACTGA
- a CDS encoding GntR family transcriptional regulator, whose product MSTRGSKQLLAEEVFQHIGAQIIEGVLQPGHRIRDIEVAAELHVSRTPVREALQRLERLGLVIMYPSRYTEVTEVTPETVQQTLEFAGYLAGAGARMGVARMSRPDREHLADLIGEMHTALDDGEEISRTRWAVFSFLTEHSRNLQHQTMTNAASMALFRNLRGWIVPEDDRERMVQVYRDFREAVLRADADAAEQFARQMHYV is encoded by the coding sequence ATGAGTACTCGAGGGAGCAAACAGCTGCTGGCGGAGGAGGTCTTCCAGCACATCGGGGCGCAGATCATCGAGGGGGTGCTGCAGCCGGGGCACCGCATCCGCGATATCGAGGTGGCCGCGGAACTGCACGTGTCGCGGACACCGGTGCGAGAGGCACTGCAGCGACTCGAGCGTCTCGGCCTCGTGATCATGTACCCGAGCAGGTACACCGAGGTCACCGAGGTGACGCCCGAGACGGTGCAGCAGACCCTCGAGTTCGCCGGGTATCTGGCCGGCGCGGGGGCGCGTATGGGGGTCGCCCGGATGAGCCGTCCGGACCGCGAGCATCTCGCGGACCTGATCGGGGAGATGCACACCGCCCTGGATGACGGCGAGGAGATCTCGCGGACGCGGTGGGCGGTCTTCTCCTTCCTCACCGAGCACAGCCGCAACCTGCAGCACCAGACGATGACCAACGCCGCGAGCATGGCACTGTTCCGCAACCTCCGCGGCTGGATCGTGCCCGAGGACGATCGCGAGCGCATGGTGCAGGTGTACCGGGACTTCCGCGAGGCGGTGCTGCGCGCGGATGCCGACGCCGCAGAGCAGTTCGCCAGGCAGATGCACTACGTCTGA
- a CDS encoding YajQ family cyclic di-GMP-binding protein — protein MADSSFDIVSKVDHQEAENALNQARKEIEQRYDFKGTGASIAWSGEQILIIAGTEERAKAVLDVFQSKLIKRGISLKSLESGEAFASGKEFRIVSTLKDGISSENAKKINKLIRDECPKGVKSQIQGDELRVQSKSRDDLQSVIALLKGADLDLDLQFINYR, from the coding sequence ATGGCTGACAGTTCCTTTGACATCGTCTCGAAAGTGGATCACCAGGAGGCCGAGAACGCCCTGAACCAGGCCCGCAAGGAGATCGAGCAGCGCTACGACTTCAAGGGCACCGGCGCATCCATCGCCTGGAGTGGCGAGCAGATCCTCATCATCGCCGGCACGGAGGAGCGTGCGAAGGCCGTGCTCGACGTGTTCCAGAGCAAGCTCATCAAGCGCGGCATCTCGCTCAAGAGCCTCGAGTCGGGTGAGGCGTTCGCGAGCGGCAAGGAGTTCCGCATCGTCTCGACGCTCAAGGACGGCATCTCGTCGGAGAACGCGAAGAAGATCAACAAGCTGATCCGCGACGAGTGCCCCAAGGGCGTGAAGAGCCAGATCCAGGGCGACGAGCTGCGCGTGCAGTCCAAGAGTCGCGACGACCTGCAGTCCGTGATCGCGCTCCTCAAGGGCGCCGATCTCGACCTCGATCTGCAGTTCATCAACTACCGGTAG
- a CDS encoding sugar ABC transporter substrate-binding protein → MKVNKRGIVAAGVIALVSTLSLAGCSTGTDGGDASDGDSGGTLTVWVDAERVDALQSAADSYEEKTGVTVELVGKSVDDMKDDFIQQVPTGKGPDVVMGAHDWLGELSTNGVVAPLELGDSSADYLPVALQAATYDGTVYMLPYAVENIAVLRNADMVPAAPTSFDDMVAKGAFVVEQGAEGNPYHLYPFQTAFGAPVFGTDDSGSYDSADLQLGSAGGTAFAEWLAAQGAAGTLNTDIDGEIAKQQFLDGTAAFWLTGPWNVGAATDAGINVAIDPIPSPTAETASPFAGVKGFFVSSESTNKVAANDFLVNYLGTEEVQLELFEAGNVLPALTAAADSAASDPIIAGFQAVGADAVPMPAIPAMGSVWEFWGVAEAAIINGSDPASTWQKLVDDVTAATE, encoded by the coding sequence ATGAAGGTGAACAAGAGGGGCATCGTTGCCGCCGGGGTCATCGCGCTCGTTTCGACCCTTTCCCTTGCCGGATGCTCGACCGGGACCGACGGAGGCGACGCGTCCGACGGTGACTCCGGCGGAACGCTGACCGTCTGGGTCGACGCCGAGCGCGTCGACGCGCTGCAGAGCGCAGCGGACTCCTACGAGGAGAAGACCGGGGTCACGGTCGAGCTCGTCGGCAAGTCCGTCGACGACATGAAGGACGACTTCATCCAGCAGGTGCCGACCGGCAAGGGGCCCGATGTGGTCATGGGTGCCCACGACTGGCTCGGCGAGCTCTCGACCAACGGCGTCGTGGCGCCCCTCGAGCTCGGGGACTCGTCGGCCGACTACCTGCCCGTCGCCCTGCAGGCGGCGACGTACGACGGCACGGTCTACATGCTTCCCTACGCGGTCGAGAACATCGCCGTGCTGCGCAATGCCGACATGGTCCCCGCCGCGCCGACGAGCTTCGACGACATGGTCGCGAAGGGCGCCTTCGTCGTCGAGCAGGGCGCCGAGGGCAACCCGTACCACCTGTACCCGTTCCAGACGGCCTTCGGCGCTCCCGTCTTCGGCACCGACGACTCGGGCAGCTACGACTCCGCAGACCTGCAGCTCGGCAGCGCGGGCGGCACGGCCTTCGCCGAGTGGCTCGCCGCCCAGGGGGCAGCGGGCACTCTGAACACCGACATCGACGGCGAGATCGCCAAGCAGCAGTTCCTCGACGGCACCGCGGCCTTCTGGCTCACCGGTCCGTGGAACGTCGGCGCGGCCACCGACGCGGGAATCAACGTCGCCATCGACCCGATCCCGAGCCCCACCGCCGAGACCGCCTCGCCGTTCGCCGGCGTGAAGGGCTTCTTCGTCAGCTCCGAGTCCACGAACAAGGTCGCCGCGAACGACTTCCTCGTCAACTACCTCGGCACCGAAGAGGTCCAGCTCGAGCTGTTCGAGGCCGGCAACGTTCTGCCCGCTCTGACGGCGGCCGCCGACTCCGCGGCATCCGATCCGATCATCGCCGGCTTCCAGGCCGTCGGTGCAGACGCGGTCCCCATGCCCGCCATCCCCGCGATGGGATCGGTCTGGGAGTTCTGGGGCGTCGCAGAGGCGGCGATCATCAACGGCTCCGACCCGGCGTCGACCTGGCAGAAGCTGGTCGACGACGTCACCGCGGCCACCGAGTAA
- a CDS encoding ABC transporter permease subunit: protein MTELAEPTAPLNKRQRQAAKIADAASGHIGWMLVKILLLAVVDAIALYAAFVLFGQQEWLVLGLVVAVTVLVNHIYFSRKRVPAKYLTPGIIFLVIFQVFTLLYTGYIGFTNYGTGHNGTKDQAISSLLASAQERVEDSATYPVTVVEQFGTYGLLVTDPDSGDALLGTSEQPLEEVDADFQGGQAVAVDGWNTLPLAKVFTLSAELEKLSVPFSDDPNDGSLRAPDGQKGYLYVSTLEYEADADTITDTTTGAVYTDTGEGAFTAEDGEALLPGWQTTVGVDNFVRAVTDDSIRGPLISVTIWTFVFALLSVATTFFLGLLLALVFNNTRMRFRNGYRIILILPYAFPAFLSALVWAGMMNESFGFINQVIFGGAEIPWLTDPTLAKVSVLLVNLWLGFPYMFLVCMGALQGIPEDVNEAAVMDGANPWQVFRRIKLPLLLVTVAPLLISSFAFNFNNFNLIYMLTKGGPRFDDVSIPVGHTDILISMVYKVAFTGQSRDYGLASAFTILIFIVVATISIVSFRKTKALEELN from the coding sequence ATGACAGAACTCGCTGAGCCCACGGCTCCCTTGAACAAGCGCCAGCGCCAGGCCGCGAAGATCGCCGACGCGGCGTCCGGTCACATCGGCTGGATGCTGGTGAAGATCCTGCTGCTGGCGGTCGTCGACGCGATCGCGCTCTACGCGGCGTTCGTGCTCTTCGGCCAGCAGGAGTGGCTGGTGCTCGGCCTCGTCGTCGCCGTCACCGTCCTCGTCAACCACATCTACTTCTCCCGCAAGCGGGTACCGGCGAAGTACCTGACGCCGGGCATCATCTTCCTGGTGATCTTCCAGGTGTTCACCCTGCTCTACACGGGGTACATCGGCTTCACGAACTACGGCACGGGACACAACGGCACGAAGGATCAGGCGATCTCGTCGCTGCTGGCCTCCGCACAGGAGCGGGTCGAGGACTCCGCCACGTACCCGGTCACCGTGGTCGAGCAGTTCGGCACCTACGGCCTCCTCGTCACCGATCCCGACTCCGGCGACGCTCTGCTCGGTACCTCCGAGCAGCCGTTGGAAGAGGTCGACGCGGACTTCCAGGGTGGTCAGGCCGTCGCGGTCGACGGGTGGAACACCCTTCCCCTCGCCAAGGTCTTCACTCTCTCCGCCGAGCTCGAGAAGCTGTCGGTGCCGTTCAGCGACGACCCTAACGACGGCAGTCTCCGCGCTCCCGACGGCCAGAAGGGCTACCTGTACGTCTCGACGCTCGAGTACGAGGCGGACGCCGACACCATCACCGACACGACGACAGGCGCGGTCTACACCGACACCGGCGAGGGCGCCTTCACCGCCGAGGACGGCGAGGCGCTCCTGCCCGGGTGGCAGACGACGGTCGGCGTCGACAACTTCGTGCGGGCGGTCACCGACGACTCCATCCGCGGACCGCTCATCTCGGTGACGATCTGGACCTTCGTGTTCGCCCTGCTCTCGGTCGCGACCACGTTCTTCCTCGGGCTGTTGCTCGCCCTGGTCTTCAACAACACGCGGATGCGGTTCCGCAACGGCTATCGGATCATCCTGATCCTCCCGTATGCGTTCCCCGCGTTCCTCTCGGCGCTCGTCTGGGCCGGCATGATGAACGAGAGCTTCGGGTTCATCAACCAGGTCATCTTCGGGGGAGCGGAGATCCCCTGGCTCACCGATCCGACCCTCGCGAAGGTCTCCGTGCTCCTCGTGAACCTCTGGCTCGGCTTCCCCTACATGTTCCTCGTCTGCATGGGGGCGCTGCAGGGGATCCCCGAGGATGTGAACGAGGCGGCGGTGATGGACGGCGCGAACCCGTGGCAGGTCTTCCGTCGCATCAAGCTGCCGCTGCTGCTCGTGACCGTCGCCCCGCTGCTGATCTCGTCGTTCGCGTTCAACTTCAACAACTTCAACCTGATCTACATGCTCACCAAGGGCGGACCGCGCTTCGATGATGTGAGCATCCCCGTCGGGCACACCGACATCCTGATCTCGATGGTCTACAAGGTGGCCTTCACCGGTCAGTCGCGTGATTACGGACTCGCCTCCGCCTTCACGATCCTGATCTTCATCGTGGTCGCGACGATCTCGATCGTCAGCTTCCGCAAGACCAAGGCCCTCGAGGAGCTGAACTGA
- a CDS encoding sugar ABC transporter permease, producing the protein MSTTDTRTGAPVTVERNLGPRRRSLGAWFADTGWRHVVAIIISAFALFPLLYVVSASLNPRGTLTGSNQLFSAIGIDSYVRILSDPQNPYGLWFLNTLVIAVVTGAVTVFIGALAAYAFSRMRFAGRRIGLVTIVVVQMFPQLLAVVAIFLLMSTLGDWFPAIGLNTHTGLILVYLGGALGVNTYLMYGFFNTLPMELDEAARIDGAGHARIFFTIILPLVAPILAVVALLSFIGTVNEYVIASVMLVDVDQQTLVVGLTKLVANPRYADWSAFSAGAVMAAIPVMILFLFLQRYIVGGLTAGATKG; encoded by the coding sequence ATGAGCACCACGGACACGCGCACCGGCGCACCCGTCACGGTCGAGCGGAACCTCGGCCCCCGTCGTCGTTCGCTCGGCGCCTGGTTCGCCGACACCGGATGGCGTCACGTCGTCGCGATCATCATCAGCGCGTTCGCACTGTTCCCGCTGCTCTATGTGGTGTCGGCGTCGCTGAACCCGCGCGGAACGCTGACCGGATCGAACCAGCTGTTCTCGGCGATCGGCATCGACAGCTACGTGCGCATCCTCAGCGACCCGCAGAATCCGTACGGCCTGTGGTTCCTGAACACCCTGGTCATCGCCGTCGTCACAGGAGCGGTGACCGTCTTCATCGGTGCACTCGCGGCATATGCCTTCTCGCGCATGCGGTTCGCGGGCCGTCGCATCGGACTCGTCACGATCGTGGTCGTGCAGATGTTCCCGCAGCTGCTCGCGGTGGTCGCGATCTTCCTGCTCATGTCGACTCTGGGCGACTGGTTCCCGGCCATCGGCCTCAACACCCACACCGGTCTGATCCTCGTCTACCTCGGCGGCGCGCTCGGCGTGAACACCTACCTCATGTACGGCTTCTTCAACACGCTGCCCATGGAGCTCGACGAGGCTGCCCGCATCGACGGCGCAGGTCACGCGCGCATCTTCTTCACGATCATCCTGCCCCTGGTGGCGCCGATCCTCGCCGTCGTCGCGCTGCTGTCGTTCATCGGCACGGTCAACGAGTACGTGATCGCCAGCGTCATGCTCGTCGACGTCGACCAGCAGACCCTGGTGGTCGGACTCACCAAGCTCGTCGCCAACCCGCGGTACGCGGACTGGTCGGCGTTCTCGGCGGGCGCCGTGATGGCGGCGATCCCGGTCATGATCCTGTTCCTCTTCCTGCAGCGGTACATCGTCGGCGGGCTCACGGCGGGCGCGACCAAGGGCTGA
- a CDS encoding DUF2975 domain-containing protein, producing the protein MQPRVSRALKALIVLLLGLLVASQTLVIPAVARITAIRNPDVDQLEVPGIIGAVIFIGLIEVTLVCVWFLLSLVQTDRIFRVEAFRYVDIILGALVAAGLLILVSYVVIVGSRAVSLSLTLLAVLGIVVSAALALLVVVLRGLLRKALELEQDLSEVV; encoded by the coding sequence ATGCAACCTCGTGTCTCCCGCGCTCTCAAGGCGCTCATCGTCCTCCTTCTCGGCCTCCTGGTCGCCAGCCAGACCCTGGTGATCCCCGCGGTCGCCCGCATCACCGCGATCCGCAACCCCGACGTCGACCAGCTGGAGGTCCCGGGGATCATCGGGGCGGTGATCTTCATCGGGCTCATCGAGGTGACGCTCGTCTGCGTCTGGTTCCTGCTCTCGCTGGTGCAGACCGATCGCATCTTCCGCGTCGAGGCGTTCCGCTACGTCGACATCATCCTCGGCGCGCTCGTCGCCGCGGGGTTGCTGATCCTCGTCTCGTACGTCGTCATCGTCGGCAGTCGCGCGGTGTCGCTGTCCCTCACGCTGCTGGCCGTGCTCGGCATCGTGGTGAGCGCGGCGCTCGCCCTGCTCGTCGTGGTGCTGCGCGGGCTCCTGCGCAAGGCGCTGGAACTCGAGCAGGACCTCTCGGAAGTCGTCTGA
- a CDS encoding helix-turn-helix domain-containing protein encodes MPIVIDLDVQLAMKKMSVQDFADAIGITPANVAVLKNGRAKAVRFTTLEAICRVLECQPGDILRWVPETEEQS; translated from the coding sequence ATGCCCATCGTGATCGACCTCGACGTACAGCTCGCCATGAAGAAGATGAGCGTGCAGGACTTCGCGGATGCCATCGGGATCACCCCCGCGAACGTCGCCGTGCTCAAGAACGGCAGGGCCAAGGCCGTGCGCTTCACGACGCTAGAGGCCATCTGCCGGGTGCTGGAGTGCCAGCCGGGCGACATCCTGCGCTGGGTGCCCGAGACGGAGGAGCAGTCATGA
- a CDS encoding SCO7613 C-terminal domain-containing membrane protein yields the protein MTPASLESSSPSTDELTWGEAVARHLLDLGACPVCQAELADGWCRTCGSDLRGPVGSELWSASLTAAGAMRARDAVLRRIPPVAAEGTAAPSALTAPSPAVSASEPSRAPAGADPVATSTGGSASQSSATLQSVLATAGAGLVAVAAVVFTYLNPDLADRALRSVIVGLITLLFLGGAWLLARRGLRFSAEAVGALGLVFAGLDIHAVAQLAAPEVHPWLSAAVITAVVAPAVRSAGRRHRIRVWQWVAVVALTLTPAMLGLAGATALTATAGALGVAFAGAAAIEFLRPPAPERVTLVGAQVIATIAALVLMWRVEIDDVSLFLLVTSGLLALVASHALIAGRQALTPPWSFVAGATGAAAILLAVYAIPSVREIDASWQLAIAPAAASAALVLVGALLPLPRRVPRGPVAGGALTVFALPVLALLASAAVTGALTVAAFVGEAPWVDGSGVVGGGTPLGLGVVGAGLVAFHLLARTRIGIVRLAPAASRLSLVAVALALLVLGCGGLLVLPAAIAVLAGSAVAVAAAIRWMPAHVAGRGVRVILVVAAHLALLATVMVAWRDTAAVPGAGAATLIGLVALAGVQPPRWRFLYVGAGFSYALVVVATALGEGGVDGIARLCLTASAGLVVAIATTYLPLVGARSWQAVLVVSAVPFGIGVLQVIEERSGWTALSTGLMFVLALTLLLTRRPGLTVPVRTAAAAMLVPTLAVVVVCLGAQLLDSSGSPVALPIVAVLVGLALPASTLLRDVLRNRGRSALAADAARVAIEASALLTGMIAVGLSVGREAAGLGTTLIVLVVIGLGAVAAGLFSARRYAWSVAGASFTGALWCVWGITGVDLFEAYLLPPALGAAVVAVLLTIRGRRATALYSAGLLIALGPILALISLAEPETADGPSPVVWRVAGLLAASWGLLALEKAIGGGRAGLRRRRLRALRMPTLVAAGLAATAGPIQGMRIGLGGDLPSLHGAGLFALCLGVSAVGAAALALAAAGIRRAAGSASALRRTRWLGAPAALTLAAGTWFAIERDWFSIWPMWMLMIAYLVATVAVAARTVVGTTTAPPTWFLFAIAFVTAIVAWSPRDLRVEWFSLPLGAFLLVAGAIALRRRPDTHPDPRRASLDSWPGRWTGSWALLAPGIATMMLASVVSTFTDPLTWRAILVMVLALAAILLGSRNRLAAPFLLGLIVLPIENVFVFSVQIGRGIESMPWWITLAVMGAVLLIIAVTAERRTGEAGTVAARMRDLR from the coding sequence ATGACCCCCGCGTCGCTGGAGTCCTCGTCGCCGTCGACCGATGAGCTCACCTGGGGCGAGGCCGTCGCCCGGCACCTGCTCGACCTCGGAGCGTGCCCGGTGTGTCAGGCCGAGCTGGCGGACGGATGGTGCCGCACGTGCGGTTCGGACCTCCGCGGTCCCGTCGGATCGGAACTGTGGAGCGCGTCTCTGACGGCCGCCGGTGCGATGCGAGCGAGGGATGCAGTGCTGCGGCGCATCCCGCCGGTCGCTGCCGAAGGAACCGCCGCACCGTCGGCACTCACCGCGCCGTCGCCCGCCGTATCGGCGTCGGAGCCGTCCCGTGCGCCGGCGGGCGCGGATCCCGTGGCCACCTCGACGGGCGGGTCCGCATCGCAGAGCAGCGCGACGCTGCAGTCCGTGCTCGCGACGGCGGGTGCAGGGCTCGTCGCCGTCGCCGCCGTGGTGTTCACCTATCTCAACCCGGACCTCGCCGACCGCGCCCTGCGCAGCGTGATCGTCGGGCTCATCACCCTGCTGTTCCTCGGGGGAGCGTGGCTGCTCGCCCGCCGTGGACTGCGGTTCTCGGCCGAGGCCGTCGGCGCGCTGGGGCTGGTGTTCGCCGGCCTCGACATCCACGCGGTCGCCCAGCTCGCGGCGCCGGAGGTGCATCCGTGGCTCAGCGCCGCCGTCATCACGGCTGTCGTCGCCCCGGCCGTGCGGAGCGCGGGGCGACGTCACCGCATCAGGGTCTGGCAGTGGGTGGCCGTCGTGGCGCTGACGCTGACCCCTGCGATGCTGGGCCTGGCCGGAGCGACGGCGCTCACGGCCACGGCAGGCGCACTCGGCGTGGCGTTCGCGGGCGCCGCCGCCATCGAGTTCCTGCGGCCGCCCGCACCCGAACGGGTCACCCTCGTCGGGGCGCAGGTGATCGCGACCATCGCGGCACTCGTCCTGATGTGGCGGGTCGAGATCGACGACGTCTCGCTGTTCCTGCTCGTGACGAGCGGGCTGCTCGCTCTGGTCGCCTCGCACGCCCTCATCGCCGGGCGTCAGGCGCTGACGCCGCCCTGGTCGTTCGTCGCCGGCGCGACGGGGGCGGCGGCGATCCTGCTCGCGGTCTATGCGATCCCCTCCGTGCGCGAGATCGACGCCTCCTGGCAGCTCGCGATCGCGCCCGCCGCGGCATCCGCGGCCCTGGTGCTCGTCGGCGCGCTCCTACCGCTGCCGCGCCGTGTGCCGCGGGGTCCCGTCGCGGGCGGAGCGCTGACCGTGTTCGCCCTGCCTGTGCTGGCGCTCCTCGCCTCGGCCGCGGTCACCGGCGCGCTCACGGTCGCCGCCTTCGTCGGCGAAGCGCCCTGGGTCGACGGCTCCGGAGTGGTCGGAGGCGGCACGCCCCTCGGCCTCGGCGTGGTGGGTGCCGGTCTCGTCGCCTTCCACCTCCTCGCGCGCACCCGGATCGGCATCGTGCGGCTCGCCCCCGCTGCATCCCGGCTGTCCCTCGTCGCCGTCGCCCTCGCCCTGCTCGTGCTGGGCTGCGGCGGTCTGCTCGTGCTGCCCGCCGCGATCGCCGTGCTGGCGGGGTCGGCTGTGGCCGTCGCCGCCGCGATCCGGTGGATGCCCGCGCACGTGGCGGGCAGGGGCGTGCGGGTGATCCTGGTCGTCGCAGCGCATCTCGCGCTCCTCGCGACCGTCATGGTCGCCTGGCGCGACACCGCGGCCGTACCCGGCGCGGGGGCGGCGACGCTGATCGGTCTGGTCGCCCTCGCCGGGGTGCAGCCGCCGCGATGGCGCTTCCTCTACGTCGGAGCCGGATTCTCGTATGCACTGGTCGTCGTCGCGACAGCACTGGGGGAGGGCGGGGTCGACGGGATCGCACGGCTGTGCCTCACCGCATCCGCCGGTCTCGTGGTCGCGATCGCCACCACCTACCTGCCCCTCGTCGGCGCGCGGAGCTGGCAGGCGGTGCTCGTCGTCTCGGCGGTCCCCTTCGGGATCGGGGTGCTGCAGGTGATCGAGGAGCGCAGCGGATGGACCGCCCTGTCGACCGGGCTGATGTTCGTGCTCGCACTGACGCTGCTGCTGACCCGGCGACCGGGTCTCACCGTGCCGGTGCGCACGGCGGCTGCGGCGATGCTCGTGCCGACGCTCGCCGTGGTGGTCGTCTGTCTCGGCGCCCAGCTGCTCGACTCGAGCGGATCGCCCGTCGCCCTCCCGATCGTCGCGGTGCTCGTCGGTCTGGCGCTCCCGGCATCCACCCTCCTCCGCGATGTGCTCCGGAATCGGGGGCGTTCTGCCCTCGCCGCGGATGCCGCGCGGGTGGCGATCGAGGCATCCGCACTGCTCACCGGAATGATCGCGGTCGGTCTCTCCGTGGGGCGCGAGGCCGCGGGTCTCGGCACGACCCTGATCGTGCTCGTGGTGATCGGCCTCGGCGCCGTCGCCGCAGGACTCTTCAGCGCCCGGCGCTACGCGTGGTCCGTCGCCGGGGCGTCGTTCACCGGGGCCCTCTGGTGCGTGTGGGGGATCACCGGGGTCGACCTGTTCGAGGCCTACCTGCTCCCGCCGGCACTGGGGGCCGCGGTCGTCGCGGTGCTCCTCACGATCCGGGGGCGGCGGGCGACCGCCCTGTACTCCGCCGGCCTGCTGATCGCGCTCGGCCCGATCCTCGCGCTCATCTCTCTCGCGGAGCCCGAGACGGCAGACGGGCCGTCGCCCGTCGTCTGGCGCGTGGCGGGGCTCCTCGCGGCATCCTGGGGGCTGCTCGCCCTCGAGAAGGCGATCGGCGGGGGCCGTGCCGGGCTCCGGCGGCGCCGACTGCGGGCGCTCCGCATGCCGACGCTGGTGGCCGCGGGGCTGGCGGCGACGGCCGGGCCGATCCAGGGCATGAGGATCGGGCTGGGCGGCGATCTGCCGTCGCTGCACGGGGCGGGGCTGTTCGCGCTGTGTCTCGGGGTCAGCGCCGTCGGAGCCGCAGCCCTCGCCCTCGCCGCGGCGGGCATCCGCCGAGCGGCCGGCAGCGCGTCGGCGCTGCGGCGCACACGCTGGCTGGGCGCGCCGGCCGCGCTCACTCTCGCCGCAGGCACCTGGTTCGCGATCGAACGCGACTGGTTCTCGATCTGGCCGATGTGGATGCTGATGATCGCCTACCTGGTCGCGACGGTGGCGGTCGCCGCCCGCACGGTGGTCGGCACGACCACCGCCCCACCGACGTGGTTCCTGTTCGCGATCGCGTTCGTGACCGCCATCGTGGCGTGGAGTCCGCGCGACCTGAGGGTCGAGTGGTTCTCGCTGCCGTTGGGAGCGTTCCTCCTCGTCGCCGGCGCGATCGCCCTCCGGCGGAGACCGGATACGCACCCCGACCCGCGGCGGGCGTCGCTCGACAGCTGGCCGGGGCGCTGGACCGGCTCGTGGGCGCTGCTCGCCCCGGGGATCGCGACGATGATGCTGGCCTCGGTCGTCTCCACGTTCACGGATCCGCTCACCTGGCGGGCGATCCTGGTCATGGTGCTGGCACTCGCCGCCATCCTGCTCGGGTCGAGGAACCGTCTGGCGGCGCCCTTCCTGCTCGGCCTGATCGTGCTGCCGATCGAGAACGTCTTCGTGTTCTCCGTGCAGATCGGTCGCGGCATCGAGTCGATGCCGTGGTGGATCACGCTCGCGGTCATGGGCGCGGTGCTCCTGATCATCGCGGTGACCGCCGAGCGCAGGACGGGGGAGGCCGGAACGGTCGCGGCGAGGATGCGCGATCTGCGCTGA
- the rpsL gene encoding 30S ribosomal protein S12 produces MPTIQQLVRKGRSPKVTKTKAPALKSNPQQAGVCTRVYTTTPKKPNSAMRKVARVKLRNGTEVTAYIPGEGHNLQEHSLVLVRGGRVKDLPGVRYKIVRGALDTQAVKNRKQARSRYGAKKG; encoded by the coding sequence GTGCCAACCATTCAGCAGTTGGTTCGCAAGGGTCGCTCGCCCAAGGTCACCAAGACCAAGGCGCCGGCGCTCAAGTCGAACCCCCAGCAGGCCGGGGTCTGCACCCGCGTCTACACCACCACCCCGAAGAAGCCGAACTCGGCGATGCGCAAGGTCGCTCGTGTGAAGCTCCGCAACGGGACCGAGGTCACCGCGTACATCCCGGGTGAGGGTCACAACCTTCAGGAGCACTCCCTTGTGCTCGTCCGTGGCGGTCGTGTCAAGGACCTCCCCGGTGTTCGTTACAAGATCGTCCGTGGCGCCCTGGACACCCAGGCCGTCAAGAACCGTAAGCAGGCTCGCAGCCGCTACGGCGCGAAGAAGGGCTGA